In Oryzihumus leptocrescens, the following are encoded in one genomic region:
- a CDS encoding NAD-dependent epimerase/dehydratase family protein yields MANVVLVTGVSRYLGGRFARLLTAQPDIQRVIGVDVIPPPHDIGTAEFVRADIRNPMIGKIITQAEVDTVVHMNVIATPVTAGGRVSQKEINVIGTMQLLAACQKAPSISRLVVKSSASVYGSSPRDPAMFTEDMGPKALPRAGFGKDSVEVEGYVRGFSRRRPDVEISMLRFANIIGPGISTSLTDYFTLPLVPVPLGFDARLQFVHEDDALQALLLATTGPSVGIVNVAGDGVITVQQAARLVGRPTVPVPISAGGLLGQLVRRAGLADFSPDQMQFLAFGRGMDTTRMREVLHLEPRFTTRGAFEDFARHAGPLVPGADMVAAAVDQLAGSAAGVLSHALGPGRKS; encoded by the coding sequence GTGGCGAACGTCGTGCTCGTCACGGGCGTCTCGCGGTACCTCGGGGGGCGTTTCGCGCGCCTGCTGACGGCGCAGCCGGACATCCAGCGGGTCATCGGCGTCGACGTCATCCCGCCTCCGCACGACATCGGCACCGCGGAGTTCGTCCGGGCCGACATCCGCAACCCGATGATCGGCAAGATCATCACCCAGGCCGAGGTCGACACCGTCGTCCACATGAACGTCATCGCCACCCCGGTGACCGCGGGTGGGCGGGTCTCCCAGAAGGAGATCAACGTCATCGGCACGATGCAGCTGCTGGCCGCGTGCCAGAAGGCCCCGAGCATCTCGCGCCTCGTCGTGAAGTCCTCGGCCTCGGTCTACGGCTCCTCCCCGCGCGACCCGGCGATGTTCACCGAGGACATGGGGCCCAAGGCCCTGCCGCGCGCGGGATTTGGCAAGGACTCGGTCGAGGTGGAGGGCTACGTGCGCGGCTTCTCGCGCCGCCGTCCCGACGTCGAGATCTCGATGCTGCGCTTCGCCAACATCATCGGGCCCGGCATCAGCACCAGCCTGACCGACTACTTCACCTTGCCGCTGGTGCCCGTCCCGCTCGGCTTCGACGCCCGGCTGCAGTTCGTCCACGAGGACGACGCCCTGCAGGCGCTGCTGCTGGCGACCACCGGCCCGTCCGTGGGCATCGTCAACGTCGCCGGCGACGGCGTCATCACGGTCCAGCAGGCAGCGCGGCTCGTCGGTCGCCCGACCGTGCCGGTGCCGATCTCGGCAGGCGGCCTGCTCGGGCAGCTCGTCCGCCGGGCCGGCCTGGCCGACTTCTCACCGGACCAGATGCAGTTCCTCGCGTTCGGGCGGGGCATGGACACCACCCGCATGCGCGAGGTGCTGCACCTCGAGCCGCGCTTCACCACGCGGGGCGCCTTCGAGGACTTCGCCCGGCACGCCGGCCCCCTCGTCCCCGGAGCCGACATGGTGGCCGCTGCGGTCGACCAGCTGGCCGGCTCCGCGGCCGGGGTCCTGTCGCATGCGCTCGGCCCGGGGAGGAAGAGCTGA
- a CDS encoding 30S ribosomal protein bS22, with translation MGSVIKKRRKRMAKKKHRKLLRKTRHQRRNKK, from the coding sequence ATGGGCTCAGTCATCAAGAAGCGCCGCAAGCGGATGGCCAAGAAGAAGCACCGCAAGCTGCTGCGCAAGACGCGTCACCAGCGTCGCAACAAGAAGTAA
- a CDS encoding helix-turn-helix domain-containing protein gives MATERQLSEVRFLTVAEVASIMRVSKMTVYRLVHGGELPAVRVGRSFRVPEDAVHEYLRTSYIDTA, from the coding sequence ATGGCTACAGAGCGGCAGCTCTCCGAGGTGCGGTTCCTGACCGTTGCCGAGGTTGCCTCGATCATGCGTGTGTCGAAGATGACCGTCTACCGCCTGGTCCACGGCGGGGAGCTGCCGGCGGTGCGCGTCGGACGTTCCTTCCGGGTCCCGGAGGACGCGGTCCACGAGTACCTGCGGACTTCCTACATCGACACCGCGTGA
- a CDS encoding acetoin utilization protein AcuC: MPTQARVIWDQSFTAYDFGASHPMNPLRLDLTARLCDAFGLFSRPDVEVVNPPVPDDDLLLTVHDADYVAAVRQASADPRSADFSRGLGTEDDPAFTGMHESSARVAAGSVDVARAVWRGEAEHGVNFCGGLHHAMRDHAAGFCIYNDAAIAIQWLLDHGAERVAYVDVDVHHGDGVERIFWDDPRVMTVSLHESGRMLFPGTGFPGDIGGPDAEGSAVNVALPPGTGDAAWLRAFHAVVPPLLRAFRPQVLVSQHGCDSHFLDPLAHLALSIDAQRTSYDSLHRLAHSECDGRWVALGGGGYELVDVVPRAWTHLTAIAAHQPIPLDADVPDDWREHIRMEYARVAPQRMGDGVAEGGVMWWRSWEVGYDPEDPVDQAVMATRKAVFPLHGLDVWFD, from the coding sequence ATGCCCACACAGGCGCGCGTGATCTGGGACCAGAGTTTCACGGCATACGACTTCGGCGCCTCCCACCCCATGAACCCGCTGCGCCTGGACCTGACCGCACGGCTGTGCGACGCGTTCGGCCTGTTCTCCCGCCCCGACGTGGAGGTGGTCAACCCGCCCGTCCCCGACGACGACCTGCTGCTCACCGTCCACGACGCCGACTACGTCGCGGCGGTGCGCCAGGCGTCGGCCGACCCCCGCTCGGCGGACTTCTCCCGGGGCCTGGGCACCGAGGACGACCCGGCGTTCACCGGGATGCACGAGAGCAGCGCCCGTGTCGCGGCCGGGTCGGTCGACGTGGCCCGCGCCGTGTGGCGTGGCGAGGCCGAGCACGGGGTGAACTTCTGTGGCGGGCTGCACCACGCCATGCGCGACCACGCCGCCGGCTTCTGCATCTACAACGACGCCGCCATCGCCATCCAGTGGCTGCTCGACCACGGCGCGGAGCGGGTCGCCTACGTCGACGTCGACGTCCACCACGGCGACGGGGTCGAGCGGATCTTCTGGGACGACCCCCGGGTCATGACGGTCTCGCTGCACGAGAGCGGCCGGATGCTCTTCCCCGGCACCGGCTTCCCCGGTGACATCGGCGGCCCCGACGCGGAGGGCTCCGCGGTCAACGTCGCGCTGCCGCCGGGCACCGGCGACGCCGCCTGGCTGCGGGCGTTCCACGCCGTGGTCCCGCCGCTGCTGCGGGCGTTCCGGCCGCAGGTGCTGGTCAGCCAGCACGGGTGCGACTCGCACTTCCTGGACCCCCTGGCCCACCTCGCGCTGTCCATCGACGCCCAGCGCACGTCCTACGACAGCCTGCACCGGCTGGCCCACTCCGAGTGCGACGGCCGCTGGGTGGCCCTCGGCGGCGGGGGCTACGAGCTCGTCGACGTCGTGCCGCGCGCGTGGACCCACCTGACCGCCATCGCCGCCCACCAGCCGATCCCCCTCGACGCCGACGTGCCCGACGACTGGCGCGAGCACATCCGGATGGAGTACGCCCGGGTCGCCCCGCAGCGGATGGGTGACGGGGTCGCCGAGGGCGGCGTGATGTGGTGGCGCTCGTGGGAGGTCGGCTACGACCCGGAGGACCCGGTCGACCAGGCCGTCATGGCCACCCGCAAGGCCGTCTTCCCGCTCCATGGGCTCGACGTCTGGTTCGACTGA
- a CDS encoding potassium channel family protein yields the protein MARNRLYDEDVVVIGLGRFGASAAMELHRLGHKVLAVEKDPAIAEQFVGKVGKVVVGDASHPSAIESTRAGSFRIAVVGIGTSIEASILAASNLVDAGVPSVWAKAVSPEHARILQRIGVHHVIRPEADSGRRMAHLVNGKLLDYIEFDDGYAIVKMAPPRETVGFTLAQSQIRSKYGVTVVGVKAPGEDFTHAVPETKVTAHHTLIVSGPTELLERLASRP from the coding sequence ATGGCGAGGAACCGGCTGTACGACGAGGACGTCGTGGTCATCGGCCTGGGCCGGTTCGGTGCGTCCGCAGCGATGGAGCTGCACCGGCTGGGCCACAAGGTCCTCGCGGTCGAGAAGGACCCGGCGATCGCCGAGCAGTTCGTCGGCAAGGTCGGCAAGGTCGTCGTCGGCGACGCCTCCCACCCCTCGGCGATCGAGTCCACCCGCGCCGGCAGCTTCCGCATCGCGGTCGTCGGCATCGGCACCTCGATCGAGGCCTCGATCCTGGCCGCGAGCAACCTCGTCGACGCCGGGGTGCCCTCGGTGTGGGCCAAGGCGGTCTCCCCCGAGCACGCGCGGATCCTGCAGCGGATCGGCGTGCACCACGTCATCCGCCCCGAGGCCGACTCGGGCCGGCGCATGGCGCACCTGGTCAACGGCAAGCTGCTGGACTACATCGAGTTCGACGACGGCTACGCGATCGTCAAGATGGCCCCGCCGCGCGAGACGGTCGGCTTCACGCTCGCGCAGAGCCAGATCCGCAGCAAGTACGGCGTCACCGTGGTCGGGGTCAAGGCGCCCGGCGAGGACTTCACCCACGCCGTCCCCGAGACCAAGGTGACCGCCCACCACACGCTCATCGTCAGCGGCCCCACCGAGCTGCTCGAGCGCCTCGCCTCGCGTCCCTGA
- a CDS encoding GNAT family N-acetyltransferase, producing the protein MSDIAVRTLSEDQWQDYRQVRLAALAESPEAFVATHAEESGYDEDFWRQRMRRSSRILAEREGTVLGVVSVGSSSEQREDVAELFGLWVAPQHRGSGVAWKLVQAGADQARAEGKAHLVYWVGTDNGRGVAFASSFGFRTTDYRRPMRVVSEEEGAEEMAMVLPLGADPGSVPSPTLR; encoded by the coding sequence ATGTCGGACATCGCCGTGCGCACCCTGAGCGAAGACCAGTGGCAGGACTACCGCCAGGTGCGCCTGGCTGCCCTGGCGGAGTCGCCCGAGGCGTTCGTCGCCACCCACGCGGAGGAGTCCGGCTACGACGAGGACTTCTGGCGGCAGCGGATGCGCCGTTCGAGCCGCATCCTCGCCGAGCGCGAGGGCACGGTCCTCGGCGTCGTGAGCGTGGGTTCCTCCTCGGAGCAGCGCGAGGACGTCGCCGAGCTGTTCGGCCTGTGGGTCGCGCCGCAGCACCGCGGCTCAGGTGTGGCGTGGAAGCTGGTCCAGGCCGGCGCCGACCAGGCCCGGGCCGAGGGCAAGGCGCACCTCGTCTACTGGGTCGGCACCGACAACGGCCGGGGCGTGGCCTTCGCCAGCAGCTTCGGCTTCCGCACCACCGACTACCGCCGCCCGATGCGGGTGGTCAGCGAGGAGGAGGGCGCCGAGGAGATGGCCATGGTGCTGCCCCTCGGTGCCGACCCCGGCTCGGTCCCCAGCCCGACGCTGCGGTGA
- a CDS encoding GNAT family N-acetyltransferase — protein MTTIEVRPVTPADWRAYREVRLAMLLDAPWAFGSTHSDALTIDDDGWRERVSSAEYWLAWCGGDPVGSVCLSDRLAEPGEANIFGMWVDPTVRGRSIGARLVQAALARAREAGKERVTLHVVDSNPAARRLYERLGFAATGRTEPYPHDPDVREIEMACPL, from the coding sequence ATGACCACCATCGAGGTCCGCCCCGTGACGCCGGCGGACTGGCGTGCCTACCGCGAGGTGCGGCTCGCCATGCTGCTGGACGCCCCGTGGGCGTTCGGCTCCACCCACTCCGACGCCCTGACGATCGACGACGACGGCTGGCGCGAGCGCGTCAGCTCCGCGGAGTACTGGCTGGCCTGGTGCGGCGGCGACCCGGTCGGCTCGGTCTGTCTGTCCGACCGCCTCGCCGAGCCCGGCGAGGCCAACATCTTCGGCATGTGGGTCGACCCCACGGTCCGGGGCCGGTCCATCGGCGCCCGGCTGGTGCAGGCGGCCCTGGCGCGGGCGCGGGAGGCCGGCAAGGAGCGCGTCACCCTGCACGTCGTCGACAGCAACCCCGCGGCGCGCCGCCTCTACGAGCGGCTCGGCTTCGCCGCCACCGGGCGCACCGAGCCCTATCCGCACGACCCGGACGTCCGCGAGATCGAGATGGCCTGCCCGCTGTGA
- the proC gene encoding pyrroline-5-carboxylate reductase: MGTVAIFGAGVMGETLLSGLVRAGRDAGDIIVTERREDRAAELRAKYGVRSMANADAAAAADTLVLVVKPQDMGGLLEEIRDHLTPGSLVVSLAAGITTSYLQERLPEGTPVVRVMPNTPALVDQGMAAISAGSHCDEAHLAEAEQLLRSCGKVLRVPEKHQDAVTAISGSGPAYIFYVVEAMIEAGVLLGMPRSTSTELVVQTLYGAATMLKETGQHPTVLREQVSSPGGTTMAALRQLDDHKVRAAFLTAMEAAAARSAELASGND, encoded by the coding sequence ATGGGCACGGTCGCGATCTTCGGTGCAGGGGTCATGGGCGAGACCCTGCTGTCCGGGCTGGTGCGCGCCGGCCGCGACGCCGGCGACATCATCGTCACCGAGCGGCGGGAGGACCGGGCCGCCGAGCTGCGGGCGAAGTACGGCGTGCGCAGCATGGCCAACGCCGACGCCGCCGCAGCGGCCGACACCCTCGTCCTCGTGGTCAAGCCGCAGGACATGGGCGGCCTGCTGGAGGAGATCCGTGACCACCTGACGCCGGGCAGCCTGGTCGTCAGCCTGGCCGCCGGGATCACCACGTCCTACCTGCAGGAACGGCTGCCCGAGGGCACGCCCGTGGTCCGCGTGATGCCCAACACCCCGGCCCTGGTCGACCAGGGCATGGCGGCCATCAGCGCCGGCAGCCACTGCGACGAGGCGCACCTCGCCGAGGCCGAGCAGCTGCTGCGCTCGTGCGGCAAGGTGCTGCGCGTCCCCGAGAAGCACCAGGACGCGGTGACCGCGATCAGCGGCTCCGGGCCGGCCTACATCTTCTACGTGGTCGAGGCGATGATCGAGGCCGGCGTGCTGCTCGGGATGCCCCGCAGCACCTCGACCGAGCTGGTGGTCCAGACGCTGTACGGCGCAGCGACCATGCTCAAGGAGACCGGCCAGCACCCCACGGTGCTGCGCGAGCAGGTCTCCAGCCCCGGCGGCACCACGATGGCGGCGCTGCGCCAGCTCGACGACCACAAGGTCCGGGCCGCGTTCCTCACCGCCATGGAGGCCGCCGCGGCGCGCTCGGCCGAGCTGGCGTCCGGCAACGACTGA
- a CDS encoding proline dehydrogenase family protein: MDASAVLRQGLLQLSKSDQVRSVIEKAPVSRSVVKRFVPGDATADAVRAAGELAATGRLTTIDYLGEDTLDLAQAQATRDAYLALLSALSDAGLTQGGRSEVSVKLSAVGQYLPGDGEKIALEHAREICEAAARAGTTVTLDMEDHTTTDSTLQVLRELRQDFPWVGAVLQAYLHRTEADCRDLAAAGSRVRLCKGAYKEPESVAFQAKEDVDRSYVRCLKVLMAGEGYPMVASHDPRLVEIAGALAAKHGRAADSFEYQMLYGIRPEEQRRIADRGDQMRVYIPYGEEWYGYLMRRMAERPANTMFFLRGLATKG, encoded by the coding sequence GTGGATGCGAGCGCCGTGCTGCGCCAAGGGCTGCTGCAGCTGAGCAAGAGCGACCAGGTGCGCAGCGTGATCGAGAAGGCGCCGGTGAGCCGCAGCGTGGTCAAGCGCTTCGTCCCCGGCGACGCCACGGCCGACGCGGTCCGCGCCGCCGGTGAGCTGGCCGCGACCGGCCGCCTGACCACGATCGACTACCTCGGCGAGGACACCCTCGACCTCGCCCAGGCCCAGGCCACCCGCGACGCCTACCTCGCCCTGCTGTCGGCGCTGTCCGACGCCGGCCTGACCCAGGGCGGCAGGTCCGAGGTCAGCGTCAAGCTCAGCGCGGTGGGGCAGTACCTCCCCGGTGACGGCGAGAAGATCGCCCTCGAGCACGCCCGCGAGATCTGCGAGGCGGCGGCCCGGGCCGGCACCACGGTCACCCTCGACATGGAGGACCACACCACGACGGACTCGACGCTGCAGGTCCTGCGCGAGCTGCGCCAGGACTTCCCGTGGGTGGGTGCGGTGCTCCAGGCCTACCTGCACCGCACCGAGGCCGACTGCCGCGACCTCGCCGCCGCGGGCAGCCGGGTCCGCCTGTGCAAGGGCGCCTACAAGGAGCCCGAGTCGGTGGCCTTCCAGGCCAAGGAGGACGTCGACAGGTCCTACGTCCGCTGCCTGAAGGTGCTCATGGCAGGCGAGGGCTACCCGATGGTCGCCAGCCACGACCCGCGCCTGGTCGAGATCGCCGGCGCGCTCGCGGCCAAGCACGGCCGTGCCGCCGACTCCTTCGAGTACCAGATGCTCTACGGCATCCGCCCCGAGGAGCAGCGCCGCATCGCCGACCGGGGCGATCAGATGCGCGTCTACATCCCCTACGGCGAGGAGTGGTACGGCTACCTCATGCGCCGGATGGCGGAACGCCCCGCCAACACGATGTTCTTCCTGCGAGGCTTGGCCACCAAGGGCTGA